From the genome of Marinobacter antarcticus, one region includes:
- the pta gene encoding phosphate acetyltransferase: MAKSLFIAPTSMDSGLTSVCLGLLRAMERVGISVGFYKPFYQSVNLGESLHNAVNDSSVTFVRSRSHLQPPDPIPLKKAQQWLNRGKSDLLMETVVGEYQKVARDVDVVIIEGLVPDRSEAYIARLNVEVARNLGSDVVLVSTPGKSSANELDEELDFSARLFSDASAQDVIAVILNKLGEPERSGLEPRRNISETECGTIDYRNACKVFREGRFRLLAEVFWQSDLLAPRVSDIARELDIPVLYEGQMHTRRVQKVSVCARSIRNMTETLSPGTLMVTPGDREDIIVTTAVAALNGVPLAGLMLTGGLMPDQRVIDLCSRALHTGLPVLSSQTNTYETAHMLANLSTSIPTDDPDRIEKAMETVATKVDTNWLQEHLRVEVQSRLSPPAFRYQLSERARAAGKRIVLPEGSEPRTIQAAIICHQRKLARCVLIGGESEIRNVAASQGLELPDDIEIIDPARVRKDYVAPMVELRKHKGLTPDMAEAMLEDNVVMGTMMVALDEADGLVSGAIHTTANTVRPALQLIKTHDQARVVSSIFFMLLPQQVLVYGDCAINPDPNAEELADIAIQSAESAEAFGIEPVVAMISYSTGESGSGQDVEKVREATRIARERRPDLLIDGPLQYDAAAIESVARSKAPKSKVAGKATVFIFPDLNTGNTTYKAVQRSANVVSIGPMLQGLRKPVNDLSRGALVEDIVFTIALTAVQAKQVEDAGRA; this comes from the coding sequence ATGGCTAAAAGCCTGTTTATTGCCCCTACATCCATGGACTCGGGACTCACGTCGGTTTGTCTGGGCCTGTTGCGCGCCATGGAACGTGTGGGCATCAGTGTCGGATTCTACAAACCCTTTTACCAGTCGGTTAACCTGGGAGAGTCCTTACATAATGCGGTTAACGATTCTTCCGTTACCTTTGTCCGCTCACGCAGCCACCTGCAGCCGCCAGATCCGATTCCACTCAAGAAAGCACAGCAGTGGCTGAACCGCGGAAAATCCGACCTGCTGATGGAAACGGTAGTTGGCGAGTACCAGAAAGTCGCCAGAGATGTCGACGTGGTGATCATTGAGGGCCTTGTTCCCGATCGCAGTGAAGCTTACATAGCCCGGCTTAATGTGGAAGTGGCACGCAACCTCGGATCCGATGTCGTACTGGTCAGCACGCCGGGCAAAAGCAGCGCTAACGAGCTGGACGAGGAGCTGGATTTCTCCGCACGCCTGTTTTCCGATGCGTCCGCGCAGGATGTTATTGCCGTTATTCTGAACAAACTCGGCGAGCCCGAAAGGTCGGGGCTAGAGCCTCGCCGCAATATCAGCGAGACGGAATGTGGAACCATAGACTATCGAAATGCCTGTAAAGTCTTCCGGGAAGGCCGCTTCCGTTTGCTGGCCGAAGTCTTCTGGCAGTCCGATTTGCTGGCGCCCCGGGTGTCCGATATCGCCCGGGAGCTTGATATCCCGGTGCTGTACGAAGGCCAGATGCACACCCGCCGGGTTCAGAAAGTTTCTGTGTGCGCCCGGTCAATCCGCAATATGACGGAAACGCTGAGCCCGGGCACATTGATGGTTACCCCCGGAGATCGTGAGGACATCATCGTGACGACTGCGGTTGCAGCTCTCAACGGTGTGCCCTTGGCTGGCCTGATGCTGACGGGTGGGCTCATGCCGGATCAGCGGGTTATCGATCTGTGCTCCCGTGCGCTGCATACCGGTTTGCCGGTGCTTAGCTCGCAAACCAATACCTACGAAACCGCCCACATGCTGGCGAACCTTTCCACCTCGATTCCTACCGACGACCCCGACAGAATCGAAAAAGCGATGGAGACGGTAGCAACAAAGGTTGATACCAATTGGCTTCAAGAACACCTCCGCGTTGAAGTTCAGAGCCGGTTGTCGCCCCCGGCGTTCCGCTATCAACTCTCTGAACGTGCACGTGCAGCTGGCAAGCGCATCGTGCTTCCAGAGGGCAGCGAACCACGCACCATTCAGGCTGCAATCATCTGCCACCAGCGCAAGCTTGCGCGCTGCGTTCTGATCGGCGGCGAATCCGAAATCCGTAACGTCGCGGCTTCCCAGGGCCTCGAACTCCCCGACGATATCGAAATCATCGATCCAGCCCGCGTGCGAAAAGACTATGTCGCACCGATGGTTGAACTGCGTAAACACAAAGGGCTGACCCCGGATATGGCCGAAGCCATGCTTGAGGACAACGTGGTTATGGGCACCATGATGGTCGCTCTGGATGAGGCCGACGGGCTGGTTTCCGGAGCAATCCATACCACAGCCAACACTGTGCGCCCTGCCCTGCAGCTGATCAAGACACACGATCAGGCCCGGGTTGTCTCCTCAATTTTCTTCATGCTGCTTCCACAGCAGGTTCTGGTCTATGGCGACTGCGCGATCAACCCCGATCCCAACGCAGAAGAACTCGCCGACATTGCCATACAGAGCGCCGAATCGGCGGAAGCCTTTGGCATTGAGCCTGTGGTAGCCATGATCAGCTACAGCACCGGCGAGTCTGGCAGCGGACAAGATGTGGAGAAAGTACGGGAAGCGACCAGAATTGCCCGCGAACGCCGGCCAGACCTGCTCATTGACGGCCCATTGCAATACGACGCTGCTGCTATCGAGAGCGTGGCACGCAGCAAGGCGCCGAAAAGCAAGGTGGCGGGTAAAGCGACGGTGTTCATCTTCCCTGATCTGAATACCGGCAATACCACCTACAAGGCGGTTCAGCGGAGCGCCAATGTCGTGAGTATCGGGCCTATGCTTCAGGGTCTGAGAAAGCCGGTTAACGATTTGTCTCGGGGTGCGCTGGTAGAGGATATTGTGTTTACCATTGCGCTTACAGCGGTACAGGCGAAGCAGGTAGAGGATGCGGGGCGGGCCTGA
- a CDS encoding acetate/propionate family kinase, protein MKQSILVVNCGSSSLKLALFDERSEKIASAVAQRLNEQDAFARIDGDNHTVELPANANHKQALQTLVSALRDRQLMASAPLCIGHRVVHGGETFREAVLIDSDVIETINDCAGLAPLHNPVALAGIEATREQFPDIPQIAAFDTAYHQTLAPRAYLYALPEAYYRDWSVRRYGFHGISHFFMANEAARRLGKTPATTSIISAHLGNGCSITAIKDGLSVDTSMGLTPLEGLVMGTRSGDVDPGLFGYLASRGMTLNEIHEVLNHKSGLLGISGQTNDMRSLCELADHGHEPSALAIEIFCFRLAKYVGAMMASLSHLDALVLTGGIGENSSRVREKTLSHLKLLGFHIDADMNEHHGCYSDGRIEHADSRFPILVIPTNEELVIAREAARLVANS, encoded by the coding sequence ATGAAACAGTCCATTCTTGTCGTTAACTGCGGCAGTTCGTCTCTCAAACTCGCCCTGTTCGACGAACGTTCAGAGAAGATCGCCTCAGCGGTGGCGCAGCGGCTTAACGAGCAGGACGCGTTTGCGCGAATTGATGGCGACAATCACACGGTTGAACTGCCAGCCAATGCCAATCACAAACAGGCACTGCAGACACTGGTTTCTGCTCTCCGCGATCGTCAGTTGATGGCTTCGGCTCCCTTGTGCATTGGCCACCGTGTTGTCCATGGCGGAGAAACCTTTCGCGAAGCAGTTCTGATTGATAGTGATGTGATAGAGACCATCAATGACTGTGCTGGCTTGGCTCCTCTCCATAATCCGGTCGCCCTTGCCGGAATCGAAGCTACCCGGGAGCAATTCCCCGACATTCCTCAGATTGCCGCATTTGATACCGCCTATCACCAGACTCTTGCACCGCGAGCGTACCTTTATGCGCTACCAGAAGCCTACTATCGGGACTGGAGTGTGCGGCGCTACGGATTCCACGGAATCAGCCATTTCTTCATGGCAAATGAAGCCGCTCGGCGGCTCGGGAAAACACCTGCAACCACCTCTATCATTTCAGCTCATCTTGGCAACGGTTGCAGTATAACTGCAATCAAGGATGGCCTGAGTGTCGATACCAGCATGGGACTGACGCCGCTCGAAGGGCTGGTTATGGGAACCCGCAGCGGTGATGTCGACCCAGGTCTTTTCGGTTATCTCGCCTCACGAGGCATGACGCTGAACGAGATTCATGAGGTACTTAACCACAAGAGTGGCCTTCTCGGTATATCTGGGCAGACCAACGATATGCGCTCTTTATGCGAGCTGGCCGATCATGGTCACGAGCCTTCGGCTCTTGCCATCGAGATATTCTGCTTCCGCCTTGCAAAGTACGTAGGAGCCATGATGGCTTCGCTGAGCCACCTGGATGCGCTGGTGCTCACTGGCGGCATCGGGGAGAACAGCAGCCGGGTACGAGAGAAAACACTGAGTCACTTGAAGCTTCTCGGGTTTCATATTGATGCGGATATGAATGAGCATCACGGCTGTTACAGCGATGGCAGAATAGAACACGCCGATTCACGCTTCCCGATTCTGGTCATCCCAACCAACGAAGAACTTGTGATCGCCCGCGAGGCCGCGCGCCTGGTCGCCAACTCCTAA
- a CDS encoding bifunctional diguanylate cyclase/phosphodiesterase, with the protein MPKLLKRLQRFRSGSPLSFRLLAWILLFSSAFTLIASALQIYSDYRKDLSQIDSRMQAVESGYSSSLARSLWALDQKLLQTQMEGILSLPDIVHLRLGIEPDSELVMGEIPRGADIQSHSFDLVHQGDEAFKLGELTVTADLDRVYQDMKVKVGVIMATEFLKTFFVSILIIWVFQHFVTRHLTAMANYAKDFSLTNLNTPLTLDRPDTPSHRNDEIGRVTEAFNQMRERLNDDMARQERDAAEIHKFSKAIEQSPSSVVICDRQWRVEFANRKFTQLTGYDAKSIVGRHPGALSNDNLENRDNSHLWQSIRLQVQRVGVWQGEVNSLRRNGERFWEQLIVTPIKDGANDTTGYMILGEDISIRKRYEQQLLRQANYDILTGLPNRMLALDRLKLALAQARRESSMVGVMFLDLDNFKHINDTLGHDAGDNLLIESARRISSSLRGTSTVARLGGDEFLVILPGLTGPESSSQVAERILKTFTPAYSLNGQEVFVTTSIGIAIFPTDSDNSGTLLQHADAAMYQAKHQGKSSYAHFTPELSEISHERLQMESRMRRALELQEFELYFQPIVDTATGKLRAAEALLRWNNPVMGLVMPDRFIPLAEETGLIVPIGEWVLEQACLAATGWKAITGQDIGISVNVSPRQFRDPGFTKAVMRALSNNELAPKRLELEITERLLLDNSIETAEILREMDSAGIRLSVDDFGTGYSALSYLKSYPFDTLKIDKSFVQDVMKESEDATLVRAIINMAHSLGLTVVAEGVEDEQQTHFLQQEGCDFAQGYFYSRPLPAGEFTEWLRTNHRISI; encoded by the coding sequence ATGCCAAAATTACTGAAGCGTCTTCAACGTTTTCGTTCGGGCTCCCCCCTGTCTTTCAGGTTGCTTGCCTGGATACTTCTGTTCAGCTCGGCTTTCACTCTGATCGCCTCTGCTCTCCAGATCTATTCCGACTACAGGAAAGATCTTTCCCAGATTGACAGTCGCATGCAGGCCGTTGAGTCCGGGTATTCCTCCAGCCTCGCCAGAAGCCTTTGGGCCCTTGATCAGAAATTGCTCCAGACCCAAATGGAAGGGATTCTCAGCCTTCCGGACATCGTGCATCTGCGGCTGGGCATCGAACCCGACTCCGAACTGGTAATGGGTGAGATCCCCCGTGGAGCTGATATCCAGTCACACAGTTTCGATCTGGTTCACCAAGGCGATGAAGCCTTCAAACTCGGTGAACTCACGGTAACAGCCGATCTGGATCGCGTTTATCAGGATATGAAGGTAAAGGTTGGCGTCATCATGGCCACCGAGTTCCTCAAGACCTTTTTCGTGTCCATACTGATCATATGGGTTTTCCAGCACTTCGTTACCCGCCACCTTACGGCCATGGCAAATTACGCAAAAGACTTTTCCCTGACAAACCTCAACACCCCGCTCACTCTCGATCGCCCGGACACGCCCTCACACCGTAATGATGAAATCGGCCGCGTGACCGAAGCGTTTAACCAGATGCGCGAGCGGCTGAACGACGATATGGCGCGCCAGGAAAGGGACGCTGCGGAAATCCACAAATTCTCCAAAGCAATCGAGCAAAGCCCCTCCTCCGTCGTTATCTGCGATCGCCAGTGGCGGGTCGAGTTCGCCAACCGCAAATTCACGCAGCTCACAGGTTATGACGCAAAATCCATTGTCGGCCGGCACCCTGGTGCTTTAAGCAACGACAACCTGGAAAACCGCGACAACAGCCACCTGTGGCAATCCATCCGGTTGCAGGTGCAGCGGGTCGGTGTCTGGCAGGGTGAAGTGAACAGCTTACGGCGCAATGGAGAGCGTTTCTGGGAGCAGCTGATCGTTACGCCAATAAAGGATGGGGCCAACGACACCACCGGCTATATGATACTTGGCGAGGATATCAGCATCCGAAAGCGCTATGAGCAGCAGCTTCTGCGCCAAGCCAATTACGACATCCTGACCGGCCTGCCCAACCGCATGCTTGCTCTGGACAGGCTCAAACTGGCGCTGGCTCAGGCCAGGCGCGAGAGTTCGATGGTTGGCGTCATGTTTCTGGATCTTGATAACTTCAAGCACATTAACGACACACTGGGCCATGATGCCGGTGACAACTTACTGATTGAATCAGCCCGGAGAATCTCCAGCAGCCTGCGCGGAACCAGCACGGTGGCGCGACTCGGCGGAGACGAGTTTCTCGTTATTCTGCCAGGCCTCACCGGCCCGGAATCGTCCTCGCAGGTTGCAGAACGCATTTTGAAAACTTTTACTCCCGCCTATTCTCTGAATGGCCAAGAGGTGTTCGTTACTACCAGCATTGGCATTGCCATTTTCCCTACGGATTCCGACAACAGTGGCACTCTTCTCCAACACGCCGACGCGGCTATGTATCAGGCAAAACACCAGGGGAAAAGCTCCTATGCGCATTTCACCCCTGAATTGTCTGAGATATCCCATGAGCGCCTGCAAATGGAGTCTCGTATGCGGCGGGCGCTCGAGCTACAAGAATTTGAACTCTACTTCCAGCCAATCGTAGATACCGCGACCGGCAAACTGAGGGCGGCCGAAGCACTTTTACGCTGGAACAACCCGGTTATGGGATTGGTAATGCCCGATCGGTTTATACCGCTGGCCGAAGAGACCGGCCTGATTGTACCCATTGGCGAATGGGTACTTGAACAGGCCTGCCTTGCAGCTACCGGCTGGAAGGCCATTACCGGCCAGGACATTGGCATATCGGTAAACGTGTCTCCGCGTCAGTTTCGCGATCCCGGGTTTACTAAGGCGGTTATGCGTGCACTCTCCAACAATGAGCTGGCCCCAAAAAGACTGGAGCTGGAAATTACAGAGCGCCTGCTGCTTGATAATTCAATAGAAACGGCCGAGATTCTCAGAGAGATGGATAGCGCTGGAATCCGCCTGTCAGTGGATGACTTTGGTACTGGCTACTCCGCCCTCAGTTACCTCAAGAGTTACCCCTTTGATACTCTTAAGATCGACAAATCGTTTGTTCAGGATGTGATGAAAGAGTCTGAGGACGCTACCCTAGTGCGTGCAATCATCAATATGGCTCACAGCCTCGGCCTGACCGTAGTAGCCGAAGGTGTTGAGGATGAGCAGCAGACCCATTTCCTGCAACAGGAAGGCTGCGATTTCGCCCAGGGCTATTTTTACAGTCGCCCTCTCCCCGCCGGAGAGTTTACTGAGTGGCTAAGAACCAATCACCGTATATCAATATGA
- the ccoM gene encoding cytochrome c oxidase subunit CcoM — MYMDPVVFAGIATVLLMVVFFVGVGIFIMRDQKAHGGDQHKEDLKTGGKPV, encoded by the coding sequence ATGTATATGGACCCAGTCGTTTTCGCTGGAATTGCAACTGTTCTACTGATGGTCGTGTTTTTTGTTGGAGTGGGCATATTCATTATGCGCGATCAAAAAGCGCATGGAGGAGATCAGCACAAGGAAGATCTGAAGACTGGTGGAAAACCGGTCTGA
- a CDS encoding TIGR01777 family oxidoreductase — protein MKKRVLITGGTGFIGNMLCREMLKRGYELTVLSRQSADKVRSLCGQVEVIADLENLRSHPGFDAVINLAGEGIADKRWTDQRKQALRNSRIGLTNTLTEIITSWGQPPEALISGSAVGFYGDQGNTLVTEDTVPHDEFTHRLCRDWEDAALKLRSHRVRVCLSRTGVVAGPGGGFLQRMIPPFKFGLGGRLGDGLQYMPWVHRDDVVAALIWMLETPEASGAYNVVSPNPATNREFTCCLAGTLRRPAIFPVPAPVLRIALGEMSRLLLTGQQAVPARLTDSGFGFSYPTLEKALADATS, from the coding sequence ATGAAAAAGCGTGTACTGATTACAGGCGGCACCGGGTTTATTGGCAATATGCTATGCCGCGAGATGCTGAAACGGGGCTATGAGCTGACAGTACTAAGCCGGCAATCTGCGGATAAGGTGCGCTCACTGTGCGGCCAGGTTGAAGTCATCGCTGACCTTGAGAACCTGAGATCCCACCCGGGTTTTGATGCCGTGATCAATCTCGCAGGAGAAGGCATAGCGGACAAACGCTGGACAGATCAGCGGAAACAGGCCCTGCGGAATAGCCGTATAGGCCTTACCAATACCCTCACAGAAATCATCACCAGCTGGGGTCAGCCGCCAGAGGCGCTTATTTCAGGTTCTGCGGTTGGTTTCTATGGCGATCAAGGCAACACTCTGGTAACCGAAGATACGGTACCCCATGATGAATTTACCCATCGGTTGTGCAGGGACTGGGAGGACGCTGCTCTTAAGCTGCGGTCACACCGTGTGCGCGTATGCCTTTCCAGAACGGGCGTTGTGGCAGGCCCTGGAGGTGGCTTCCTTCAGCGCATGATCCCGCCGTTCAAATTTGGCTTGGGTGGCCGGCTTGGTGATGGCCTCCAGTATATGCCCTGGGTTCACCGCGATGACGTTGTGGCCGCACTTATCTGGATGCTGGAGACGCCTGAAGCTTCGGGGGCATACAACGTGGTAAGCCCAAATCCGGCTACGAACCGCGAATTCACCTGTTGCCTGGCGGGTACACTCAGACGTCCGGCGATATTCCCGGTACCGGCACCCGTTCTTAGAATCGCTCTTGGGGAAATGTCACGCCTGCTACTCACCGGACAACAGGCTGTGCCCGCAAGGCTGACCGATTCCGGGTTCGGGTTTAGCTACCCAACGCTTGAGAAGGCACTTGCAGATGCTACAAGTTGA
- a CDS encoding sirohydrochlorin chelatase yields MIDGTGREYRPETEITTDTFYTDYSGALMNSRRIILLAHGSSDKRWCDTFEALAEPTLTAVSNSRIAYMELAEPSLDAVVHEGVAAGTREFTIVPLFLAAGRHLRKDVPAMIEALEQSTGASIQLCPPIGENPLLGQAIKDVVALQLGQNTGQLGIQS; encoded by the coding sequence GTGATTGACGGGACTGGCAGAGAATACCGGCCCGAAACAGAAATTACGACAGACACCTTCTACACCGATTATTCGGGAGCTTTAATGAATAGCCGCCGCATTATTCTGTTAGCACACGGAAGCAGCGACAAACGCTGGTGTGACACCTTCGAGGCCCTCGCCGAGCCCACTTTAACGGCTGTCAGCAATTCCAGAATCGCTTATATGGAACTGGCCGAGCCATCCCTGGACGCGGTGGTGCATGAGGGGGTTGCCGCAGGTACCCGTGAATTTACCATCGTACCTCTGTTTCTGGCAGCCGGGCGCCACCTGCGCAAGGATGTGCCGGCCATGATAGAGGCTCTCGAACAATCCACTGGGGCCAGCATTCAGCTCTGCCCCCCTATCGGAGAAAATCCGCTGCTAGGCCAGGCGATCAAGGATGTTGTTGCTCTCCAGCTTGGGCAGAACACTGGGCAATTGGGAATACAGTCATGA
- a CDS encoding DUF924 family protein, whose product MFDWKEILDFWFGDLDEHGLPDSFHRNRWFRSSKRFDQEIRRRFLSMVLFASEQGLDHWRKTAGGRLAEIILLDQLSRNIFRGGALAFEQDKLANKLCKEAMRKGHDMALPPVQRAFIYMPLEHAERLEDQALSVECYEQLVASTTGMLQDFMKSFLRSAQDHKEIIERFGRFPHRNQALSRPSTVAEKDYLGTARRFGQ is encoded by the coding sequence ATGTTCGATTGGAAAGAGATTCTGGATTTCTGGTTCGGAGATCTTGATGAACACGGATTGCCTGACAGCTTCCACCGCAACCGCTGGTTTCGTTCAAGCAAGAGGTTTGATCAGGAAATTCGGCGCCGGTTTCTTTCCATGGTTTTGTTTGCATCTGAGCAGGGGCTTGATCACTGGCGCAAGACAGCAGGTGGCAGGCTTGCTGAAATCATACTGCTCGATCAGCTCTCCAGGAATATATTCCGGGGCGGAGCGTTGGCCTTCGAACAGGACAAACTGGCAAACAAGCTATGCAAAGAGGCTATGCGCAAGGGCCATGATATGGCGCTTCCTCCGGTTCAGAGGGCGTTTATCTACATGCCGCTGGAGCATGCCGAGCGTCTTGAAGATCAGGCTCTGTCAGTTGAGTGCTATGAACAATTGGTTGCTTCTACTACCGGAATGCTCCAGGACTTTATGAAAAGTTTTTTACGCTCGGCGCAGGATCATAAAGAGATCATCGAGCGTTTTGGTCGGTTTCCTCACAGAAACCAGGCCCTCAGTCGGCCATCGACTGTAGCTGAAAAGGATTATCTCGGCACCGCTCGCCGTTTTGGACAATAA
- a CDS encoding MOSC domain-containing protein, with translation MFFVILGRLVNINALFRETRLVKIHSLHIYPVKSLTGIQVPSFEMDDFGPKGDRRWMIVDADRNFATQRTFPELAKITTSVVDGCVSIRIPGEGDFTLKATDEELRVLVWCDWVKAHEGEAAASEALSRFCGKDLRFVYMSDSSFRRVDAGRVTEYRRVGFADGFPFLITSLASLQELNGRLEIPVDMRRFRPNIVVEGAAPWQEDHWRKLKVGEQYFDIVKPCSRCVLTTVDPDTGLKDPGLQPLRTLSGYRRTADGVIFGQNAIHESSGIIHVDDSVTVIESE, from the coding sequence TTGTTTTTCGTTATACTGGGCCGCCTCGTCAACATTAACGCTCTGTTCCGGGAGACGCGCCTTGTGAAAATCCATTCACTCCATATCTATCCGGTTAAGTCTCTCACCGGCATTCAGGTTCCATCCTTTGAAATGGACGATTTCGGTCCGAAAGGCGACCGACGCTGGATGATTGTTGATGCGGATCGCAACTTTGCTACCCAGAGGACCTTTCCTGAACTGGCGAAGATTACTACTTCAGTTGTGGATGGCTGCGTCAGCATCCGTATTCCGGGCGAGGGAGATTTCACGCTAAAGGCAACTGATGAGGAGTTGCGAGTGTTGGTCTGGTGCGACTGGGTAAAGGCGCATGAAGGTGAGGCGGCTGCAAGCGAAGCGCTGAGTCGTTTCTGTGGCAAAGATCTGCGATTTGTCTATATGTCAGACTCCTCTTTCAGGCGTGTTGATGCTGGGCGCGTAACCGAATACCGTCGCGTAGGGTTCGCCGATGGGTTCCCTTTTCTGATTACCAGCCTGGCCTCACTGCAGGAGTTGAATGGGCGCCTTGAAATACCGGTGGATATGCGCAGGTTTCGGCCCAATATTGTCGTTGAGGGAGCGGCTCCGTGGCAGGAAGACCACTGGCGCAAGCTTAAGGTGGGAGAGCAATATTTTGATATTGTAAAGCCTTGCTCCCGCTGTGTTCTGACGACCGTTGATCCGGATACCGGGCTAAAAGACCCCGGCCTGCAACCGTTGAGAACGCTTTCTGGCTATCGCAGAACGGCGGACGGTGTGATTTTCGGCCAGAACGCAATTCACGAATCATCCGGAATCATCCACGTGGATGACTCCGTCACTGTTATTGAATCGGAGTAG
- a CDS encoding ATP-binding cassette domain-containing protein — MPLLTLDSISLAFGMHPLLDQASLIIDAGERVCLLGRNGEGKSTLLKIVSGEVVPDGGRVRLDDGAVLAVLPQNLPSDDSRTAYEVVSGAFPETGQLLAEFHALAQQADEASLDRMMKVQERIEALDGWRLDQKVAAVLAQYGIDPDQRLNTLSGGWQRRVLLARALVGEPDILLLDEPTNHLDVPAIAWLEEALGAFRGAMLFVSHDRAFIRRMATRVVELDRGKLVSFAASYDRYLELKEKALEEEDRENALFDKRLKQEETWIRQGIKARRTRNMGRVRALKAMREEHRQRRVRGGTATFAVEDAVRSGKLVVETVDAGFAYPDGTPVMRDMNLTVFRGDKIGLVGENGTGKTTLVRLLLGDLEPTEGAIRLGTNLQVAYFDQLRGELDLSRNALDNLSEGREFIDINGQSKHVLGYLQDFLFTPERARSPVRVFSGGERARLLLAKLFSKPANILVLDEPTNDLDVETLELLEEQLAEFAGTVIVISHDREFLDNVVTETVFLDGSGKVREYVGGYSDWRRQGGCFPSEASGARPDRHDKAAKSGKQSRGGKQNDSPVKKVQGESDSRGGAANKPKLPKLSYKLKLELEQLPGQIETLEQEVAGIQGRISSADFYSGSSDEVATTLEELEQAEARLEKVVERWMELEEQALN; from the coding sequence GTGCCACTGTTAACACTGGACTCGATTTCTCTGGCCTTTGGGATGCACCCGCTGCTGGATCAGGCTTCTCTTATTATCGATGCCGGAGAGCGTGTGTGCCTTTTAGGAAGAAACGGTGAGGGCAAATCAACCCTGCTTAAGATTGTCAGCGGGGAGGTCGTGCCGGATGGCGGCAGAGTTCGCCTCGACGACGGTGCGGTGTTGGCCGTACTGCCGCAGAATCTCCCGTCTGACGATTCGAGAACGGCGTACGAGGTCGTGTCCGGTGCATTCCCTGAGACGGGTCAGCTCTTGGCCGAGTTCCATGCGCTTGCACAACAGGCCGATGAAGCCAGCCTCGACCGGATGATGAAGGTTCAGGAGCGCATTGAAGCGCTTGACGGATGGCGGCTTGATCAGAAGGTTGCGGCCGTTCTGGCGCAATATGGTATAGATCCGGATCAGCGCCTTAATACGCTCTCTGGCGGCTGGCAGCGCCGAGTATTGTTGGCCAGAGCCCTGGTAGGAGAGCCTGACATTCTGTTGCTGGACGAGCCCACCAACCATCTCGATGTGCCAGCGATTGCGTGGCTTGAGGAAGCGCTTGGAGCCTTCCGTGGGGCCATGCTTTTCGTGAGCCACGACCGTGCCTTCATAAGGCGCATGGCTACCCGGGTTGTGGAGCTGGATCGCGGCAAGCTGGTCAGCTTTGCGGCCTCTTATGATCGCTATCTTGAGCTAAAGGAAAAAGCGCTTGAGGAAGAAGATCGGGAGAACGCGCTTTTTGATAAACGCTTGAAGCAGGAAGAGACTTGGATCCGCCAAGGAATCAAGGCTCGTCGTACCCGTAACATGGGGCGGGTGAGGGCGCTTAAGGCGATGCGCGAAGAGCACCGGCAGCGACGGGTTCGCGGCGGAACAGCAACGTTTGCTGTGGAAGATGCAGTGCGCTCCGGCAAGCTGGTGGTCGAGACGGTTGATGCTGGCTTTGCCTATCCCGACGGGACGCCGGTTATGCGTGATATGAATCTCACCGTATTCCGGGGCGACAAGATTGGCCTTGTGGGCGAAAACGGAACGGGTAAAACGACGCTGGTACGGTTACTGCTGGGCGATCTTGAGCCGACAGAAGGTGCAATCCGGCTGGGTACCAACCTTCAGGTTGCCTATTTTGATCAGCTCCGCGGCGAGCTGGATCTGAGCCGCAATGCGCTTGATAACTTGTCCGAAGGCCGAGAGTTTATCGATATCAACGGCCAGAGTAAGCATGTGCTCGGGTACCTACAGGATTTTCTCTTTACGCCAGAGCGAGCCCGGTCTCCTGTCAGGGTGTTTTCTGGAGGTGAGCGTGCACGGCTGTTGCTTGCCAAGTTGTTCAGCAAACCAGCGAATATTCTGGTGCTCGATGAGCCGACCAACGATCTGGATGTTGAAACCCTGGAGCTGTTGGAGGAGCAGCTTGCGGAATTTGCCGGCACAGTGATTGTTATCAGCCACGACCGTGAGTTTTTGGATAATGTTGTCACTGAAACCGTCTTTCTGGATGGTTCGGGCAAGGTTCGTGAATACGTGGGCGGTTACAGCGATTGGCGTCGGCAGGGCGGTTGCTTCCCCTCCGAAGCGAGTGGCGCTCGTCCTGACAGGCACGACAAGGCGGCGAAGTCCGGTAAACAGAGTCGTGGCGGAAAGCAGAACGACTCGCCTGTAAAGAAGGTTCAGGGTGAGTCAGACTCCCGGGGCGGCGCCGCAAATAAGCCCAAGTTGCCCAAGTTGAGTTATAAGCTGAAGCTTGAGCTTGAGCAGTTGCCGGGGCAAATAGAAACCTTGGAGCAGGAAGTCGCCGGCATTCAGGGGCGTATTTCATCAGCGGACTTTTATTCAGGCTCGTCGGATGAGGTTGCAACCACGCTGGAAGAGCTGGAGCAAGCGGAAGCGCGCCTGGAGAAAGTGGTTGAGCGGTGGATGGAGCTTGAGGAGCAGGCGCTTAACTAA